One bacterium genomic window carries:
- a CDS encoding DUF86 domain-containing protein, with amino-acid sequence MPKSDRARLQHILEAARKALELSAGRSRADMNTDDALRFALIHLLELVGEAATGVSSELRQAEPGIPWAKTIALRNRLIHGYFDVDLNIVWDTIQTRLPELIEAVEAVLARTE; translated from the coding sequence ATGCCCAAGAGTGATCGCGCCCGCTTGCAGCATATTCTGGAAGCCGCGCGTAAGGCGCTTGAACTCTCTGCTGGCCGTTCGCGCGCTGACATGAACACCGACGACGCGCTCCGCTTCGCGCTGATCCACTTGCTGGAGCTGGTCGGGGAAGCAGCGACGGGTGTGTCGTCTGAACTTCGCCAGGCGGAGCCCGGCATCCCTTGGGCGAAGACCATCGCGCTCCGCAACCGACTGATTCATGGCTACTTCGACGTTGACCTGAACATTGTGTGGGACACGATCCAGACACGCCTCCCGGAACTGATCGA
- a CDS encoding nucleotidyltransferase family protein gives MTYHGIAIPEQALGGFCQRHHIKRLSLFGSILRPDFRDDSDVDVLVEFEPGHTIDFFMLFDMEEELSAMLGGRRVEINTPNSLSKFFRDEVLAGAEVQYAQE, from the coding sequence ATGACCTATCATGGCATCGCGATCCCGGAGCAGGCGTTGGGTGGCTTCTGCCAACGTCATCACATCAAGCGCCTATCGCTGTTTGGCTCGATCCTGCGACCGGATTTCCGCGACGATAGCGACGTGGACGTGCTGGTCGAGTTCGAGCCCGGTCACACCATTGACTTCTTCATGCTCTTCGATATGGAGGAAGAGCTATCGGCGATGCTTGGCGGGCGGCGCGTGGAGATCAACACGCCCAACTCGCTCAGCAAGTTCTTCCGCGACGAAGTGCTGGCGGGCGCGGAGGTGCAGTATGCCCAAGAGTGA